From Aedes albopictus strain Foshan chromosome 1, AalbF5, whole genome shotgun sequence, one genomic window encodes:
- the LOC134291264 gene encoding uncharacterized protein LOC134291264 has protein sequence MSLLHSPKATRSGKVHGGTDKEENEEENNQQRSAGAMDALSRKISVLSRQRKKAADKIKRIGGIVIDDDADVSVPKLKVYMKNVDAAYSEFNGFHNQLAEIIPDEEMEEHDQVYIEFEKDYHEVSSYIEEMQMDAAKNEAPEIKPQVIVQQQPLKAPIPTFDGRYENWPKFKAMFLDVMAKSNDTDAIKLYHLDKALVGTAAGILDARTMNENNYAHAWNILTERFENPRVIINTHIRGLLSLKKMTKESHRELRQLVDDCSRHIESLRYLKQDLLGVSELIVVHLLASALDPVTRKQWEATIVRGTLPKYEDMLKFLKQQCDILENCETSAQVPTPRAERSNVKAADPSKPSPKSNPKILAASTSGGSASSETCDFCGEFHKNFQCEQLQSMTVPQRVEKARSMGMCFNCLRKGHRLKDCPSDRKCLKCRQRHHTQLHDETKFKPESRTAEEPVPLDTAPKPVVKEAQASSSSASTPQGAHNVTSSCSLQAAPIKKTVLLLTAVVHVFDAQGKPHCCRVLLDCGSQVHLITKEMAERIGAKISSANVKISGVNNRTTTSMEKATVKFRSRYSDYRATVECVVTPAVTGRIPSSHIDVTDWCIPPGFQLADPEFNVPQEIDMLIGNELFFKIIRSGQYRLAEHLPELRDTHLGWVFTGELEEACQQGPSYSHTITVENVYEALQRFWTVEEVADQEPISSEEVECEKHFRYTHERTDEGRFVVQLPLKENASQLSDCRSVALKRFHLLEQCLVRNPCLREQYLQFIKEYEQLGHCKQIDESRDPSNVQKCYLPHHAVIRPDSSTTKCRVVFDASAKPSQNALSLNDVLKVGGTVQSDILDIVLRFRKHKYAFTADISKMYRQIVVAAMHQPLQRIFWRESPEQPLKVYQLTTVTYGTASAPFLATRCLVQLAEDGHSEYPLGASTVKEDFYVDDMLSGDDTLEAAIERQKQVKELLAGAGFPIHKWCSNSDLMLEHIPESERESPKALEEQGINTVIKVLGILWDPRSDDFLFSIKSPNFDAESESNTKRSILSEIAKLYDPLGFLAPVIVLAKLLMQQLWRSKVGWDEPVEVEIAEQWAQLKASLEATNRMRIPRRVLIDGAVCYELHGFADASMSAYGACVFIRSVLDESAQLQLLCSKSKVAPLKEITIPRLELCAALLLARLVNKVLQSIQMPFHRVVLWSDSQIVLAWLRKSPDQLQVFVRNRVAAIREETSDFEWMYVRSEFNPADIVSRGQMPNELVKNEMWWHGPDFLSAVNFENKPLEEISEEDIPELRATPTVLPAIEKEEQLKVFSKYSSFRKLQRVIALVLRFASNCKKKDSASRVHKTIPTVAELRLAMDIIVKVVQREEFYDEIARVESGERCRQLGSLGPILVNGVLRVGGRLEHSNLPYNEKHPIILPSQSPIVRMLIRALHEEHLHLGPTGLVHVIRRDFWLINAAATVRGVTRSCVKCFKVKPVDTNQFMGNLPSCRVTPAPPFSVTGVDYAGPFHIKQGLRKVTTVKGYVAVFVCMVTRAVHLELVSDMTTSAFIAALQRFVSRRGIVHQLHSDNGTNFRGAHHELNQLYQAFQQEQESNQIASFCTTKGIEWQFIPADAPEFGGIWEAAVKSMKSHLKRVVGNSSLNFEQYATILTEIEAILNSRPLFVTSAPDGSEVITPAHYLIGRPLTAIPEPSYEDIQANRLDKWQHLQMLREHFWKAWSRDYLSSLQPRKKNQKLEANVIPGMIVLVHNRNLPPLQWKLGVVTKTFPGADGLVRAVDVYSDKSTFRRPINKLSILPIEDNKAYFGAPKFLK, from the coding sequence ATGTCGCTCCTGCACAGCCCGAAAGCCACTCGCTCGGGAAAAGTGCATGGTGGCACAGACAAAGAAGAAAATGAAGAGGAAAACAACCAACAGCGCTCGGCCGGAGCGATGGATGCTCTGAGCCGGAAGATTAGTGTCCTGAGTCGCCAGCGCAAGAAGGCAGCTGATAAGATCAAGCGGATCGGAGGAATTGTGatcgacgacgacgccgacgtaTCCGTGCCGAAATTGAAAGTGTACATGAAGAATGTCGACGCAGCCTACAGTGAGTTTAATGGTTTCCACAATCAACTCGCTGAGATCATCCCGGATGAAGAGATGGAGGAGCACGACCAAGTGTACATCGAGTTCGAGAAGGACTACCACGAAGTGTCATCGTACATCGAAGAGATGCAGATGGACGCGGCGAAGAACGAAGCTCCTGAAATCAAGCCCCAAGTCATCGTCCAGCAGCAACCGCTGAAGGCACCTATACCGACATTCGACGGCCGATACGAAAATTGGCCAAAATTCAAGGCGATGTTCCTCGACGTGATGGCTAAGTCCAATGATACTGACGCCATCAAGTTATATCACTTGGACAAAGCTCTCGTCGGAACAGCAGCAGGCATCCTCGACGCCAGGACGATGAACGAGAACAACTACGCTCACGCGTGGAACATTCTCACGGAACGATTCGAAAATCCCCGTGTCATCATCAACACCCACATCCGTGGCCTCCTGTCTCTGAAGAAAATGACGAAGGAATCTCACCGTGAGCTGCGACAGTTGGTTGATGATTGCTCCAGGCACATCGAGAGCCTCCGTTACCTGAAACAGGACCTCCTCGGTGTGTCAGAACTGATCGTGGTGCATCTACTTGCATCAGCCCTCGATCCCGTTACTCGGAAGCAGTGGGAAGCAACCATCGTTCGAGGAACGCTTCCGAAGTACGAAGACATGCTGAAGTTCCTGAAGCAACAGTGTGACATCCTGGAGAATTGCGAAACGTCAGCTCAAGTCCCCACTCCTCGTGCGGAAAGATCGAACGTAAAGGCCGCAGATCCATCGAAGCCAAGTCCGAAGTCCAATCCGAAGATCCTTGCTGCTTCTACTAGCGGCGGCAGTGCTTCAAGCGAAACATGTGACTTCTGCGGTGAGTTCCACAAAAACTTCCAGTGTGAGCAGCTGCAATCCATGACCGTACCCCAGCGGGTCGAGAAAGCACGTTCCATGGGCATGTGCTTCAATTGCCTGAGGAAGGGCCACCGGCTGAAGGATTGTCCATCCGATCGAAAGTGTTTGAAGTGTCGCCAGCGTCATCATACACAACTCCATGACGAGACCAAGTTCAAGCCCGAAAGCAGGACTGCCGAAGAACCCGTTCCGTTGGATACCGCTCCGAAGCCTGTGGTGAAGGAAGCTCAAGCCAGCAGTTCCAGTGCCTCCACACCGCAAGGCGCACACAACGTGACGTCGTCGTGTTCGCTTCAGGCAGCACCGATCAAGAAAACCGTTCTCCTCCTGACGGCAGTGGTACACGTTTTCGATGCTCAAGGTAAGCCTCACTGTTGTCGGGTTCTGCTAGACTGCGGGTCCCAAGTACACCTGATTACGAAGGAGATGGCCGAACGCATCGGCGCAAAGATTTCATCGGCGAATGTGAAGATTTCCGGTGTCAACAATCGGACAACCACCAGCATGGAGAAAGCCACCGTCAAGTTCCGGTCCCGTTATAGTGACTACCGCGCCACGGTAGAGTGCGTCGTGACCCCGGCGGTGACCGGCAGAATTCCAAGCTCCCACATCGACGTGACCGATTGGTGCATTCCTCCCGGGTTCCAATTGGCTGATCCTGAATTCAACGTCCCTCAAGAAATCGATATGCTGATCGGTAATGAGCTATTTTTCAAGATCATCCGGTCCGGTCAGTATCGGCTGGCAGAGCACCTACCAGAGCTACGTGATACTCATCTCGGGTGGGTATTCACCGGTGAGCTGGAAGAAGCGTGTCAGCAAGGTCCATCGTATTCCCACACGATCACCGTCGAGAACGTGTATGAAGCCCTGCAACGATTCTGGACCGTCGAAGAAGTTGCCGATCAAGAACCCATCTCATCTGAAGAAGTAGAGTGTGAGAAGCATTTCCGCTACACACATGAACGCACCGACGAAGGAAGATTCGTTGTGCAACTCCCACTGAAGGAAAACGCCTCCCAGCTGAGTGACTGCAGGTCGGTCGCTTTGAAAAGATTCCACCTCCTCGAACAATGTCTCGTTCGGAATCCGTGTCTCCGAGAGCAGTACTTGCAGTTCATCAAGGAGTATGAGCAGCTCGGCCACTGCAAGCAAATAGACGAAAGCAGAGATCCTTCCAACGTCCAAAAATGCTACCTGCCACACCATGCTGTCATCCGTCCAGACAGCTCGACGACGAAGTGTCGGGTTGTATTCGATGCATCCGCCAAGCCGTCGCAGAATGCCCTCTCCCTGAACGATGTCCTCAAGGTAGGTGGTACTGTCCAATCCGATATTCTTGATATTGTCCTGCGTTTTCGAAAACACAAATATGCTTTCACGGCTGACATAAGTAAAATGTATCGCCAAATCGTGGTTGCTGCGATGCATCAGCCACTCCAACGCATTTTCTGGAGAGAGAGTCCCGAGCAGCCTCTGAAAGTATATCAGTTGACCACCGTGACCTACGGTACAGCGAGTGCGCCTTTCCTTGCAACTCGCTGCTTAGTTCAGTTGGCTGAAGATGGTCATTCCGAATACCCCCTGGGAGCATCTACCGTTAAGGAAGATTTTTACGTCGACGACATGTTGTCTGGCGACGATACGTTGGAAGCAGCGATTGAACGACAGAAGCAGGTGAAGGAATTGCTTGCTGGTGCTGGTTTCCCCATCCATAAGTGGTGTTCTAACTCTGACCTGATGTTGGAGCACATTCCAGAAAGCGAGCGTGAAAGTCCCAAGGCGCTCGAAGAACAAGGTATCAACACGGTCATTAAggtgcttggtattttgtgggacCCTCGAAGCGATGATTTCCTGTTCTCTATCAAATCTCCAAATTTcgatgctgaatccgaatccaacACGAAGCGAAGCATATTGTCCGAAATTGCTAAGCTCTATGACCCTCTCGGATTCTTAGCACCCGTGATTGTTCTGGCCAAGTTACTTATGCAACAGCTGTGGCGTAGCAAAGTGGGCTGGGACGAGCCTGTCGAAGTAGAAATAGCTGAACAGTGGGCACAGTTGAAGGCGTCACTCGAAGCAACAAACAGGATGCGCATCCCAAGGCGTGTTCTAATTGACGGAGCAGTGTGCTACGAGCTTCATGGGTTTGCTGATGCTTCGATGTCTGCCTATGGAGCGTGTGTCTTCATTCGAAGCGTATTGGACGAGTCGGCGCAGTTACAACTCTTGTGCAGCAAGTCGAAAGTGGCACCTTTGAAGGAGATTACGATTCCGCGACTGGAATTGTGCGCTGCACTTTTGCTGGCGCGACTGGTGAATAAGGTGCTGCAATCAATCCAAATGCCGTTTCATCGTGTGGTGCTCTGGTCGGACAGCCAAATTGTTCTGGCCTGGTTGCGCAAATCCCCTGATCAGCTTCAAGTGTTCGTGCGCAATCGTGTGGCTGCAATCCGAGAAGAAACATCTGATTTCGAGTGGATGTACGTCCGGTCGGAGTTCAATCCGGCTGATATAGTGTCGCGTGGGCAGATGCCCAACGAATTAGTGAAGAATGAGATGTGGTGGCATGGACCAGACTTTTTAAGTGCAGTGAACTTTGAAAACAAGCCACTCGAAGAGATCAGTGAAGAAGACATTCCGGAGCTGCGTGCAACTCCAACAGTGCTACCTGCAATTGAAAAAGAAGAACAGTTGAAAGTGTTTTCAAAGTACAGCTCGTTCAGAAAGCTACAACGAGTTATTGCGCTGGTGCTGCGTTTCGCCAGCAACTGCAAGAAGAAGGATTCAGCTTCACGAGTGCATAAGACAATTCCTACCGTGGCTGAACTTCGACTTGCAATGGACATTATTGTGAAAGTGGTGCAACGTGAAGAGTTCTACGATGAGATTGCTCGAGTCGAATCGGGTGAACGATGTAGACAACTTGGTTCGCTGGGACCCATCCTAGTGAACGGTGTTCTGAGAGTCGGCGGACGCTTAGAGCATTCCAACCTTCCATACAATGAGAAGCATCCGATCATCTTGCCATCCCAAAGTCCCATCGTTCGCATGCTTATTCGTGCCCTGCATGAAGAGCATCTACATCTTGGACCGACTGGCTTGGTCCACGTGATTAGAAGAGATTTCTGGTTGATCAACGCTGCAGCTACTGTCCGTGGAGTAACCAGATCTTGCGTGAAGTGTTTCAAAGTCAAGCCTGTGGACACAAACCAGTTCATGGGAAACCTGCCATCCTGCCGCGTGACACCTGCGCCGCCCTTTTCCGTTACTGGCGTGGATTACGCTGGGCCGTTCCATATCAAGCAGGGCCTGCGCAAGGTGACTACCGTGAAAGGCTATGTAGCGGTGTTCGTCTGCATGGTGACTCGAGCCGTGCATCTGGAGCTGGTGTCAGACATGACGACCAGTGCATTCATCGCTGCGCTTCAGAGGTTCGTGAGTCGGCGTGGAATTGTCCATCAGCTACATTCCGACAACGGCACTAATTTTCGTGGTGCACATCACGAACTGAATCAGCTGTACCAGGCGTTTCAACAAGAGCAAGAGTCGAACCAAATCGCATCATTTTGCACGACCAAGGGGATTGAATGGCAGTTTATTCCGGCGGATGCCCCCGAGTTTGGTGGCATATGGGAAGCTGCAGTCAAGAGTATGAAGAGCCATCTAAAGAGagtcgtcgggaattcctctctgAACTTCGAGCAGTATGCGACCATCCTGACGGAAATTGAAGCGATCCTGAACTCCCGTCCGCTATTTGTGACATCAGCGCCGGACGGATCCGAAGTGATTACGCCTGCCCATTACCTTATCGGGCGTCCACTCACCGCTATACCAGAGCCGTCCTACGAAGATATTCAGGCAAACCGCTTGGATAAGTGGCAACACCTACAGATGCTGCGGGAGCATTTCTGGAAGGCTTGGTCCCGTGACTACCTGAGCAGCTTGCAGCCTAGAAAGAAAAATCAGAAGCTTGAAGCAAACGTGATTCCTGGAATGATTGTTCTGGTGCACAACCGGAATTTGCCCCCTCTACAGTGGAAACTGGGGGTCGTAACCAAAACCTTTCCTGGAGCCGATGGTTTGGTACGAGCCGTAGACGTGTACAGCGACAAGTCGACATTCCGTCGGCCGATCAACAAACTGTCAATCCTGCCGATAGAAGACAACAAGGCCTACTTTGGTGCacctaaatttttgaaatag